The DNA segment ACCCAGTCCAGAATCAGCCTCCAGTCAGTGGCCCACACGAGCCCCACGGTGCCCACAGCGCCCCACATGCCCGCTGTCGGAATCCTGCAAGGACAGTGCAGGTCAGGCCCCCTGCCCCTGGTAGCACATCTGGACCCTCCACCCCAAGCTGCTAATTTATCAGGTGGCCACCACGCACCGGGCCCTGCCCAGCCTGCGGACACAGCCTGTTAATGCCCCCACAGGCAGGCACGATGACCCCAAGGCCACTCCATTCCCATCTGCTTTCATGTGGGATCTGCTTCAGGTTTTATTTGAGGAATTATGCTGAAAATAGGAAAAGCCCAAGCTTATAACCACGAGGATAGCTAAGGTTTGCACGTAAGCGTGTCATGCAGTTTACAGCAACTCAACCTAAGACAGTCATGGGACCAAGGGAGGTGTGAGTTGTTGATGAGGCAagcaaggcacagagagggcaagtCATTGCCCTGAGACACACAGCCCACCAGACGCAGAGCCGAGGCAAGGGGCTCCAAGACCACCACACACCACACTTAGGTCTCGCAATGGGCAGGGTCCAGGACAGCCCCAATGGTCCCACCCCCTCGTACAGCCACCCCCCTTGGAGTGTCCGCAGGACCACTCACTCGCCTCTAGTGAACCGCACACGGGGAGAGCATGGGATGTCACTTCCGAGACGGGGTTATAAAGACTGTGGCTCCATCCTCGGCGCTCCTCCTCGCTCTGTTTGCTCTGAGGGGAGCCAGCTGCCACTTTGTGAGCTGCCCTGCAGAGGGCCCCTCCTGGCAGAGAAATGAGGGTGGCCCCCTATCCACAACCACAGGTGTGAGCTTGGGAACAgcccccagtcaagccttcagatgagaccctgagcagaggatcCAGCTCAGCTGTGTccgaattcctgacccacagaaacgaTACTGAATGCAAAGCCAAGAAGTTTGGTAGGCTGTTCGTTACACAGCGAAAGGCAGCTCTTACAGGTTCCATTGCTGGCCTGTGTAGGGTCAGTTTGTACATGGGTGCCCTCCTCACTGGGTCGCAGTAAACCgtgtgcctggggtgggggtggggggaggccgaAGGCTTGTGCTTCCATAGGATCAAaaaaccaccccccaccccccagcaacAACCCCCGCCCCCTGCGGAGAGGCCCACACAATTCAGCTTTGCGCCTGGTGGGGTCAGGGGTCACTGATGCTTTTGGAACAGGctctggggtgggtgtggggaacAGAAAGGGAATTTTTCCTCCCACAGGTCAATAGCTTTGAGAGCTATTAATGTCAGAGGAGCCTCCCTCATGGAGGCCCCATCATCCTAGCCTCCTGCCTTGGGGCCCTGTTGACCGGCACAGGGAGGAAAGCAGCCATGAACCTGACCTCCCTGGGGCGCCGAGGAAGGATGCAGAGAACGGTGATGCTGACAGTCCCTTGTGCAAGGACCATTCCTCCCCTTTCTCCCAGGGAGCGGGCTGACACGCAGGGTGCCCAGCTGCTGAGCTGCGGTCCGAGACACAGCCCCACAGTGCCTCCTGGGCATGAGTCCTACTTCCTGGCCCCTGCAAGCCAGTGGCGAGTGGGACAGGGCTGCACCCCAACCTTGATTATTTGACATCAGCCTCATAGGGTGGGTCACATCGGTTTACTTTTCCTTGTCCACGGACTAGAATGTCAGCCACAAAAGTTCCTTTTATCTCTGTGTCTCTGGCATCCAGTTCAGTGCTAGGTGCTCACCCACACTAGGTGCTCAGTGAGTGCTTGCCAACTGACTAAACCCTGGATGAGCGTGTCCGCTGCTCTGACCAGTACACATGGGAGCGGACCAGCAGCGCCGAGGGCTTCCGAGCCAGGgcgggaggggctgcaggggccACCCGAAGCCAGGGACAGCCGCCTTCGTCCGGGGCCAGTGTCGCCCCAGCTGTAAAGCGCCACTGTCACTGTTCGCCTGAAGGTCCCTAGCAGCGCCACTGTCCAAGGGCAGCCCCTACCCGTCATCTCCCTGTCGGGGCTCGGGGACACGACTGCCGAGTACAGGCCCCTGTTAACTAGCTCTCCGCGCGGCGTGGGCAGCCCCATCCCGGCTGCCACATGGAGTCTCCCGAATCCCACCCGCCTCCCACGGGGAACGCAGGGGACAGGTACAGCCGCTGGCTTCACAACAACGTCAGACAAACGCAAAGGCAGTGAGCGTACAGGGTCAGTTTCCAGGCCCCAAGAGCTGAGCGCGGGGCGCGGGCCGGGTGGGCACCTCCCGAGTGGGTACCATCGCGGCCCCCAGGGCGAGCGGCTCCGCCTCGGGGTCGGGGACCCGCCACGCGCGTGTGCGCGAGAGAGACTGCGCCGCCGCTCCGTGACTCAGTGTCCCGATCTGGGGCCGGGCAGGGCAAGGGGTCCGGGTCCTCACCAGTTTCTGGCCAGCTCGCGGTAGCGCGGGCCCAGGAACCTGCTCAGCATCGCGGCGCCGTCCCAGCTCAGGGTGACCCCAGCCCCGCCGGTCCGGGCGCACTGCGCAAGCGCGGACACCGCAGCGCGCAGGCCCGCAGGGAGGCCCCGCCCGGGAGGGCTGACCGCGCGAGACTCGGAGTCCGCG comes from the Camelus dromedarius isolate mCamDro1 chromosome 27, mCamDro1.pat, whole genome shotgun sequence genome and includes:
- the LOC105106524 gene encoding cytochrome b-c1 complex subunit 10, yielding MLSRFLGPRYRELARNWIPTAGMWGAVGTVGLVWATDWRLILDWVPYINGKFKKND